One window from the genome of Hydractinia symbiolongicarpus strain clone_291-10 chromosome 1, HSymV2.1, whole genome shotgun sequence encodes:
- the LOC130639621 gene encoding glutamine synthetase-like — translation MATYHGLNQAVLDKYLELDTRGMIQLNYIWIDGSGETMRSKTRTIDWDPQTIEQLPIWNFDGSSTGQATGNNSDVYLHPVAMYPDPFRRGKNKLVLCETYTYDHKPTISNKRKSCKMAMDKAKSFYPWFGLEQEYTLLDKDKHPLGWPKHGYPGPQGPYYCAIGTGRVFGREVMEAHYRACLYAGIKIAGENAEVMPAQWEFQVGPCEGIDMGDHLWVARYLLERVAEDFGIRISLDPKPIPGDWNGAGCHANFSTAEMREEGGIKLIYQAIEKLSKRHAYHIRMYDPKQGRDNERRLTGRHETSTIHEFSHGVAHRGCSIRVPRQCAEDGYGYMEDRRPSSNCDPYSVTEALVRTIILDEVDEEETKE, via the exons ATGGCTACATATCATGGATTGAATCAAGCTGTTTTGGACAAATATTTGGAGCTTGACACCCGGGGCATGATCCAATTAAATTACATATGGATTGATGGCTCTGGTGAAACAATGCGATCAAAAACAAGAACGATAGATTGGGATCCACAAACCATAGAGCAATTGCCAATATGGAATTTTGATGGTTCTTCCACTGGTCAAGCAACTGGAAACAACAGTGATGTTTATCTTCATCCAGTCGCCATGTATCCTGATCCTTTTCGTAGAGGAAAAAACAAACTGGTCCTTTGTGAAACATACACTTATGATCATAAACCAACAATATCGAATAAACGCAAATCTTGTAAAATGGCAATGGATAAAGCAAAA AGTTTTTATCCCTGGTTTGGGCTTGAACAAGAATACACATTACTTGACAAAGATAAACACCCCCTAGGGTGGCCTAAACATGGTTACCCTGGTCCGCAAGGCCCTTATTATTGTGCAATTGGAACTGGTAGGGTGTTTGGGCGTGAAGTTATGGAAGCTCATTACAGAGCTTGTTTGTATGCTGGTATAAAAATAGCAGGAGAAAATGCAGAGGTTATGCCTGCACAG TGGGAGTTTCAAGTTGGCCCATGTGAAGGAATTGACATGGGTGACCATCTCTGGGTTGCACGTTACCTGTTGGAAAGAGTTGCGGAAGATTTTGGAATTCGAATATCTCTTGACCCAAAACCAATACCTGGTGATTGGAATGGTGCTGGTTGCCATGCTAACTTCAG TACTGCTGAAATGAGAGAGGAAGGTGGCATCAAGTTGATCTATCAAGCCATCGAAAAGTTGTCGAAGCGTCATGCTTATCACATTAGGATGTACGATCCGAAACAAGGTCGCGATAACGAACGTCGTTTAACTGGTCGTCACGAAACGTCAACAATACACGAATTTTCGCACGGCGTTGCACATCGGGGATGTAGTATTCGAGTGCCGCGCCAATGCGCAGAGGATGGATATGGGTATATGGAGGATCGCAGACCTTCATCGAATTGCGATCCGTACAGCGTTACCGAGGCGCTCGTACGGACTATAATTTTGGACGAAGTTGACGAAGAAGAAACAAAGGAAtag